A genomic stretch from Aedes albopictus strain Foshan chromosome 2, AalbF5, whole genome shotgun sequence includes:
- the LOC134286895 gene encoding uncharacterized protein LOC134286895: protein MDQGFLKSSTDSNVMEDSTKYRSVVGALMYVAVCARPDIAASASILGRKFAAPTESDWTAAKRVVRYLKGTADWKLKLGGAETNNLVAYSDADWTGDPGTRKSMTGSIAFFAGGAVSWMSRRQDCVSLSSMEAEFIALGETCQEILWMRRLLNDLGEKETTATTVREDNQFCLAFAQSARISKRSKHVETKRCFIKDLCERGTVKLEYCQTDEMKADLLTKPLGAVKHHRFSTSLGLGLQRADR, encoded by the coding sequence ATGGACCAGGGCTTCCTCAAGAGTTCAACGGACAGCAACGTGATGGAAGACAGTACCAAATATCGAAGCGTCGTCGGGGCGCTGATGTACGTAGCAGTGTGTGCAAGACCCGACATTGCTGCCAGCGCGTCGATTTTGGGCAGAAAGTTTGCTGCGCCTACGGAGAGCGATTGGACGGCCGCCAAGCGGGTGGTCCGGTACCTAAAAGGTACTGCCGATTGGAAACTGAAGCTGGGAGGAGCAGAGACCAACAATCTAGTTGCGTACTCGGACGCGGACTGGACTGGAGACCCAGGGACCCGGAAATCAATGACTGGTTCTATAGCGTTCTTTGCTGGTGGCGCCGTGTCGTGGATGAGCCGTCGCCAGGACTGCGTTAGCCTCTCCTCCATGGAGGCGGAATTTATTGCGTTGGGGGAGACATGCCAGGAGATTCTTTGGATGAGGCGGTTGTTGAACGATTTAGGCGAGAAGGAGACTACTGCGACAACAGTCCGCGAAGACAATCAGTTCTGTCTCGCTTTCGCGCAATCAGCGAGGATCAGCAAGAGATCCAAACACGTGGAGACAAAACGCTGCTTCATCAAAGACCTGTGTGAGCGAGGAACCGTAAAATTGGAGTACTGTCAAACCGACGAGATGAAAGCCGACTTGCTAACGAAGCCACTTGGAGCTGTGAAACATCATCGGTTTTCAACGTCACTCGGATTAGGACTTCAGAGGGCTgaccgttga